From the Cryptomeria japonica chromosome 2, Sugi_1.0, whole genome shotgun sequence genome, one window contains:
- the LOC131026879 gene encoding uncharacterized protein LOC131026879, with protein MFEKREEFLWPQAELREESSRKWPWLKAVVGVTSTLLILSASVLLAGVHPANIRTAEFVSEVSKWMQSVSSSSFCPCLYVILNILILILGVKSTSAASSPPTSASPSTISSHYCPCQCSQLYHKPESTYETLTSPSTETLMVMKSEWKAEETQSLAVNGEQMLQSLSSHKASDKVKAAETHKAPALVLPRSCSLRELHCKKVSKPSNLSRESSHTRPLQMYKCGDVAPVEVIFEICSGEEGGDGHGDKEKDGNLTCEELNAKAESFIGNFYRELKMQREDSWKRLCAIYRKSC; from the coding sequence ATGTTTGAGAAGCGAGAGGAATTTCTCTGGCCTCAAGCTGAACTGCGGGAAGAATCGAGCAGAAAATGGCCGTGGCTGAAGGCCGTGGTGGGGGTAACCAGTACGCTGCTTATTTTGTCCGCCTCTGTACTTTTGGCTGGCGTGCATCCTGCCAATATTCGGACCGCAGAGTTTGTGTCAGAGGTGAGCAAGTGGATGCAGAGcgtctcctcttcatccttttgcCCTTGCCTCTACGTCATCCTCAATATTCTCATACTCATTCTCGGTGTCAAATCCACTTCTGCCGCCTCCTCACCCCCAACCTCCGCCTCGCCCTCCACAATCTCATCACATTATTGCCCTTGCCAATGCTCCCAACTTTACCACAAACCGGAGTCTACATATGAGACCCTTACCAGCCCTAGTACTGAAACCCTAATGGTAATGAAGTCTGAGTGGAAAGCTGAAGAAACACAAAGCCTGGCTGTAAATGGAGAGCAAATGCTTCAATCTTTGTCAAGCCACAAAGCCAGCGATAAAGTAAAGGCTGCAGAAACTCACAAGGCGCCTGCTTTGGTTCTGCCGCGAAGTTGCAGTCTGAGAGAATTGCATTGCAAAAAGGTGAGCAAGCCGTCCAATCTTTCGAGAGAAAGCAGTCATACTCGGCCACTTCAGATGTACAAATGTGGCGATGTGGCGCCTGTGGAAGTTATATTTGAGATTTGTAGCGGGGAAGAGGGAGGCGACGGCCATGGTGATAAAGAAAAAGACGGAAATTTGACTTGTGAGGAATTGAACGCAAAGGCGGAATCTTTCATCGGGAATTTCTATCGCGAGCTGAAGATGCAACGAGAAGACTCGTGGAAGCGTCTCTGCGCAATCTACAGGAAAAGCTGCTGA